Proteins co-encoded in one Populus trichocarpa isolate Nisqually-1 chromosome 10, P.trichocarpa_v4.1, whole genome shotgun sequence genomic window:
- the LOC7462649 gene encoding purple acid phosphatase 17, which produces MTSHGFYSKSQASCIGVALLFCTSLVIPSFAELERLEHPAKGDGSLSFLVVGDWGRRGFYNQSHVAFQMGKIGEKLDIDFVVSTGDNFYDNGLTGLNDQAFEESFTKIYTATSLQKQWYSVLGNHDYRGDVEAQVHPALRKVDSRWLCLRSFILNAEIAGFFFVDTTPFVNDYFTDIDHTYDWRGVTPRKAYLDSLIKDLESALSESTARWKIVVGHHAIKSAGYHGDTKELNDLLLPMLKAYNVDMYVNGHDHCLEHISSLDSPIQYLTSGAGSKAWRGDLNQHYKEDDLRFFYDGQGFMSVQLTKNDAEITFYNAFGKILHEWKALKELHSAV; this is translated from the exons ATGACTAGCCATGGCTTTTATTCAAAATCACAGGCTTCATGCATTGGTGTGGCACTATTATTTTGCACGTCTTTAGTTATTCCTAGTTTTGCAGAGCTTGAAAGGCTTGAACACCCCGCTAAAGGTGATGGATCACTTAGCTTTTTGGTGGTTGGAGACTGGGGGAGAAGAGGCTTCTACAACCAGTCTCATGTTGCTTTTCAG ATGGGAAAGATTGGGGAGAAACTAGACATAGATTTTGTCGTCTCAACGGGAGATAATTTCTATGATAATGGATTAACGGGTCTAAATGATCAAGCATTCGAAGAGTCATTCACCAAGATCTACACAGCTACGAGCCTGCAAAAACAATGGTATAGTG tattGGGAAATCATGACTACAGAGGTGATGTAGAGGCACAAGTACACCCTGCGCTTAGGAAGGTTGATAGTAGATGGCTTTGCCTTAGATCTTTCATCCTTAATGCAG AAATAGCGGGGTTCTTCTTCGTCGACACCACTCCATTTGTCAACGACTATTTCACTGACATAGATCATACTTATGATTGGCGAGGTGTGACTCCTCGAAAAGCATACCTTGATAGCCTTATTAAG GATTTGGAATCTGCATTGAGCGAATCAACTGCGAGGTGGAAAATTGTTGTCGGTCACCATGCAATCAAAAGTGCTGGGTATCATGGAGACACAAAGGAACTCAATGATCTACTTCTACCAATGCTCAAG GCATACAATGTCGATATGTACGTGAATGGGCATGACCACTGCCTCGAACACATCAGCAGCCTTGATAG TCCAATCCAATATCTAACAAGTGGAGCTGGTTCAAAGGCATGGAGGGGAGACCTCAACCAACACTATAAGGAGGATGATTTGAGATTCTTCTACGACGGTCAGGGTTTCATGTCAGTGCAATTGACCAAGAACGATGCTGAGATTACGTTCTATAACGCTTTTGGCAAGATTTTACACGAATGGAAGGCATTGAAGGAGCTTCACTCAGCAGTATAA
- the LOC7462650 gene encoding transcription initiation factor IIE subunit alpha, translating to MDMNTTISVEPFKRLVKLAARAFYDDVSTKGENQSKNNARGDNKGIAVVVLDALTRRLWVNEEGLAKDLKIHIKQLRRILRLFEEDKLLTRAHRKETAKVTKKPNAGGADSQRKFGSREDDKNKLHTHSYCCLDYAQIYDVVRYRLHRMRKMIKDELENNNAVQQYICPICERRYNALDALRLISLVDEDFHCENCDGVLVAESDKLAAQEGGDGDDNARKRRREKLKDMLQNMEVQLKPLMDQLSRVKDLPIPEIGSLQAWQLHENAAGRATNGDPNSDDHFKYSQGPGYGGTPMPFLGETKVEVAFAGDESKENIKSETASTSLKVLPPWMIKQGMNLTKEQRGEVKQESKMDSSSTAVEFSDEKKSAKVNGDSIKEEYVKAYYAALLEQQRQAEESAKQQQELSQTSMSNGLSESSSNRQVGMKSKREEGEGDDDVEWEEAPIEGNTSESYRLNDLNDEAPASGEEDDDIDWEEG from the exons ATGGACATGAACACGACGATAAGCGTTGAGCCTTTCAAGCG GCTTGTAAAGCTTGCGGCTCGAGCATTTTATGATGATGTATCAACAAAAGGAGAAAATCAGTCCAAAAACAACGCTCGCGGCGACAACAAAGGCATTGCCGTCGTCGTTCTTGATGCTCTCACCag GCGACTATGGGTTAACGAAGAAGGTTTGGCTAAAGACTTGAAAATACACATTAAGCAACTTCGTCGGATTCTCCGCCTTTTTGAGGAAGATAAACTCCTCACCCGTGCTCATAGGAaagag aCAGCAAAGGTTACGAAGAAACCGAATGCTGGCGGTGCTGATAGTCAAAGAAAGTTTGGTAGTAGAGAGGATGATAAAAACAAGCTCCATACTCACTCTTATTGTTGTCTAGATTATGCGCAG ATATATGATGTTGTTAGGTATAGATTGCACCGCATGAGGAAAATGATCAAGGATGAATTGGAGAACAATAACGCTGTTCAACAGTATATATGCCCCATCTGTGAAAGAAG ATACAATGCTTTGGATGCACTGCGCTTGATTTCTCTAGTTGATGAAGACTTCCACTGTGAGAATTGTGATGGGGTACTTGTGGCTGAAAGTGACAAGTTGGCTGCCCAAGAAGGAGGAGATGGAGATGACAATGCAAGGAAGCGGAGGCgtgaaaaattgaaagacaTGCTTCAAAATATGGAG GTACAACTTAAGCCATTGATGGATCAACTTAGCAGAGTGAAAGATCTACCTATTCCTGAAATTGGAAGTCTTCAAGCATGGCAACTTCATGAAAATGCTGCTGGGCGTGCGACAAATGGTGATCCTAATTCCGATGATCATTTCAAATATTCTCAAGGACCAGGGTATGGTGGAACACCAATGCCATTTCTTGGCGAGACAAAG GTCGAAGTCGCCTTTGCTGGTGATGAAAGCAAAGAGAATATCAAATCTGAAACTGCAAGTACAAGTCTAAAAGTATTACCACCATGGATGATCAAGCAGGGAATGAACCTTACAAAGGAGCAACGTGGAGAGGTCAAGCAGGAGAGTAAGATGGATAGCAGTTCGACAGCTGTAGAATTCTCAGATGAAAAGAAGTCTGCTAAAGTGAATGGTGATAGTATAAAG GAGGAGTATGTTAAAGCTTATTATGCTGCTCTGCTTGAACAACAAAGACAGGCAGAAGAATCTGCTAAGCAACAACAAGAGTTGTCTCAGACATCCATGTCCAATGGCCTTTCTGAATCATCTTCTAATCGTCAAGTGGGCATGAAATCCAAACGTGAGGAGGGTGAGGGAGATGATGATGTTGAATGGGAAGAGGCTCCAATTGAAG GCAATACAAGTGAAAGTTACAGGCTCAATGATTTGAATGATGAAGCACCAGCTTCTGGAGAGGAGGATGATGATATAGACTGGGAAGAAGGTTGA